The following coding sequences are from one Arachis hypogaea cultivar Tifrunner chromosome 7, arahy.Tifrunner.gnm2.J5K5, whole genome shotgun sequence window:
- the LOC112702893 gene encoding probable peroxygenase 5 isoform X1, which produces MAATSATENRTLKGVGGGAEEKPIPLHENVMQKHAAFFDTNHDGVIYPWETYKGLREIGVGILLSIGGTLFINVFLSRITRPGKFPSPLLPIEVKNIQLGKHGSDTGVYDTEGRFVPSKFEKIFIKHAHTHPNALTYDELKEMIKANRQPKDLKGRIGSFVEWHLLYKIGKDKDGLLQKETIRGVYDGSVFEILKKEHSSDKNN; this is translated from the exons ATGGCTGCTACTTCTGCTACAGAAAACAGAACActtaagg GAGTTGGAGGTGGTGCCGAAGAGAAACCAATTCCACTTCATGAGAATGTCATGCAGAAGCACGCTGCATTCTTTGACACCAATCATGATGGTGTTATTTATCCATGGGAAACTTATAAAG GGTTGCGAGAAATTGGAGTGGGGATATTGCTGTCAATTGGCGGTACTCTTTTCATCAATGTGTTTCTCAGTCGCATCACTCGCCCA GGGAAATTTCCATCTCCACTTTTACCAATTGAAGTGAAGAACATACAACTCGGCAAACATGGAAGTGACACCGGTGTCTATGATACCGAAGGAAG GTTTGTtccttcaaaatttgaaaaaattttcattaaGCATGCACATACACATCCAAATGCTTTGACATATGATGAGTTGAAAGAGATGATAAAGGCCAATAGACAGCCAAAAGATTTGAAAGGAAG GATTGGAAGTTTTGTTGAATGGCACCTCTTGTACAAGATTGGTAAAGACAAGGACGGACTCCTACAGAAAGAAACTATCCGAGGCGTTTATGATGGTAGCGTCTTTGAAATACTGAAAAAGGAGCACTCATCGGACAAAAATAACTGA
- the LOC112702893 gene encoding probable peroxygenase 5 isoform X2 yields MADEHSRAPSDVNPPEMLAINEALRAENQRMAELLRQMKNAHAKGLREIGVGILLSIGGTLFINVFLSRITRPGKFPSPLLPIEVKNIQLGKHGSDTGVYDTEGRFVPSKFEKIFIKHAHTHPNALTYDELKEMIKANRQPKDLKGRIGSFVEWHLLYKIGKDKDGLLQKETIRGVYDGSVFEILKKEHSSDKNN; encoded by the exons ATGGCAGACGAACACAGCCGCGCTCCCTCCGACGTCAACCCACCGGAGATGTTAGCAATTAACGAGGCCCTCAGGGCCGAGAATCAAAGGATGGCCGAGCTCCTGCGTCAGATGAAGAACGCTCACGCGAAAG GGTTGCGAGAAATTGGAGTGGGGATATTGCTGTCAATTGGCGGTACTCTTTTCATCAATGTGTTTCTCAGTCGCATCACTCGCCCA GGGAAATTTCCATCTCCACTTTTACCAATTGAAGTGAAGAACATACAACTCGGCAAACATGGAAGTGACACCGGTGTCTATGATACCGAAGGAAG GTTTGTtccttcaaaatttgaaaaaattttcattaaGCATGCACATACACATCCAAATGCTTTGACATATGATGAGTTGAAAGAGATGATAAAGGCCAATAGACAGCCAAAAGATTTGAAAGGAAG GATTGGAAGTTTTGTTGAATGGCACCTCTTGTACAAGATTGGTAAAGACAAGGACGGACTCCTACAGAAAGAAACTATCCGAGGCGTTTATGATGGTAGCGTCTTTGAAATACTGAAAAAGGAGCACTCATCGGACAAAAATAACTGA